Within the Balaenoptera acutorostrata chromosome 10, mBalAcu1.1, whole genome shotgun sequence genome, the region GGCCAACCCATGGTGGGTGGGGGCAGCTAGTAAGACAAGCTTCTCCATTTTCCAAGACCTTTCTTTATTTCctgagatgaataaataaatcagtggCTGAGGGGCAAGGGGGTGAGGACAGAACAGGAGCTGACAGCATGCAGCTGGCAGGAGGGGGTTGTGAAGGGACGCCCCCCCCCATCCTGGGTAGGGGCCAAAGCTCACTAGCAGCCACAATGAGgagacactttttttaaaaattcacgaCACTGTGAAGGCTGACCAGTGCCCCAAGGCCAAGATCTCATGGCACCCACCTACAGGGCTACTTTTTCACCCAAGGGCCTCACCTGCCCAGGCCCAGGTGTCTGGGCTGCTCCACAAGGTGGGTAGAGGGTGCTTACCGCACTCTCAGAAGCAAAGCAAGGGCCTCAAGTGTCCAGGTGGGAGAGTCCCGACCTTGGGGTCAGCCTGGGCAGGAGGAGATGCTGCCGGTGTGGCAGGGATTATCTGCCCTTGATGAAGCCCTCCAGCACACGGTCACTGCGCTCTGACAACCAGTAGCCGGTCATGGCTGCCACAGCCCCAATGAAGATGGCGGTGAAGACCAAGTCACCCTTGGCGGCCAGCGTGGCCAGTGCACAGATGATGACACCGAAGAACATCTGCTGCAGCACCACCAGCTCGTCCTCTGTCATCTCCGAGAAGAAGCCTGCTGACTCTGGGCAAGAGAAGCGCCCGTCACTCATCCCCTGTTCCCGGAGCCTCCCACACACCTGATCATCACTGCCACACGCCTGCCTGGCACGCCAGCACACAGTGTCATTTACTGCTGAGAACAACTCCAAGACGGGCATTTATTATCCCTGTCTTActagatgggaaactgaggcgcagagaggTGAAGAGGTTTGCCCAAGGCCACGCAGGAGAGTTGGGTCAGAGCATGTGTACTAGCCCCGCTCCAAAGCCACAGTGCCTGGATGTGacgcccagctctgccacctgcttGCCATGGGGCCCTGGACAAGTTTTTTTCATCTCTCTGCGTCCCTGCTTCCACTATGCAAGATGGGGATGAGAATAATAGCTACAGCACTGGATTTGTTTTAGGGGTGAAATAAGTTAATACATGCAATATGCCTGGAACAGTGTGTGACACACAGGAACTGTGGAAGTGGTCACTATCGTCATCACTGTGATTGTCCTTCGTCTCATCACCCCCACGGCCTACAACAGTCCTCAGGCGGGGCAAGGGCAGATGACAAAGAGGCTCGGGGGGTACAGAATGATTTGACGCCAACTCCGATTTCCTTTCTACCCTGGGAGGTGTGAGGCCACCCTGGGGGTCAGAGGTGGGGTTCGGGTCGCAGAGCAGCCTCATGAGGGCTGGGTGGCAGTGCAGGTGGGCCAGGGCCTGCAGCTGCCTGAAGGAGGggtttccctgccctcccccctggATGAggacctcccctccccaggtTTCTGGGGCCGAGCTGGGGCTCACCTGGGATCTGCTCCTTCACACAGATGCCCTCAATCTGTTTGTAGCCCTCGGCACAGACACAGCGGTAACTGCCCTCGGTGTTCTCGCATTGCTCGTTCTCTCCTGGACACACTGCCATCTCACACTCATCCACGTCTTGACGGAGGCCAAGGAGAGGTCAGAGCCCTAACCGCCAGGGTCCCACAGGCAGCACCCCTGACTCCGGTCTCACTCACATCCTGACACGCGCTCTGTGCTGACTCAGGCAACATTCCACCCTTCCTTCCCACACCCCGTCCATATTACGGCCCCTGTCAATTCGTGGTGGACAAGGCGCTCCCAGGTGGCAGGACACTCACCGAGACACTTGGAGCCCACCTGCTGGTAGCCAGGGCTACACTTCTTACAGCGGCCAGGCCCTGCCCCCATGCAGCCCAGGCAGGCCTTGGCACAgtctggagaagggagaggacaGACAAGGGTGCGAGCTGCCCATAGGCCTGGGGGAAGCCCTGCTCCAGAAGAGGCctagggcggggcgggggggtggtgccGGCACCTGGGAACGCGGCAGCTTTTGGGGAAAGGCGTGGAGCATTCCTCctaccctccccacacccctcccccgcaGGAGCAGACACTTACCTCGGCACTCATAGGAGCCCTCCGTGTTCACGCAGAACTGGTCGGCTCCACAGCTGGCTCGCTCCGTGCCACACTCATCAATGTCTGCAAAGAGGCCGGCAGGGTGGGGATTTCAATCCCTATTTCACTAACAGGGAAGCTGAGGCCAGGGTTGTTGGGAATGGACTTGCCCAAGCTTAAACAGTGTGGCTGAGACTGCAGGCTGTCTACCAACACACATACAGAGGTGCAGCTGGACTCAGGGCTGTCCAGCTAGAGACTGTGTTTTTCAATCTGCCTTGCAGCTAAGTGTGGCCTTGTGATTCAGTTCTGGCCAACATGTTGTAAACAGAAGTGATGTGCTCCACTTTTCACTTGGCCTTAGTACAACAGACTTGGATCCTCCGTGCACTTTCTTCTCTTTCGCACTTCCTGAATACCAGGTCATGATACATAGAGGTGCCCGTGATCCAGCCTCAACACCCAAGGGGATGACTGCCCAGTAAGACAGAATGAATCTAGGTCTTCAATGACTATGACAAGCAGAGCTTTTCTGCCAGTCTGGACCACTGGCTTCCAGACTGTGATATGAGATGAAAAGAAACCTCTAAATTCATTAAGCCACAGTCTTTGGGGATCTTTCTGTTACAGCAGCTTAGCCTTTACCCTCGTCTCGAACACAGGTTTCCAGACCCCAAGTTCAGTATGCTCATTCCCTGGGTTAACCCTTCTTCAATTTTCGAGACTTGACCCAAGTGacacctcctccaagaaggctTCCCTGATTCCCCACTACCACTGAATTGGAAGAGAGACATTTCTCACTGTAAAACGATCAGTCTATACTGTAAGCGCCTGGTTACTTTTCTGCCTTCCCAACCAGGTTGATATCTCTATGAAGATGGGGACTGGACTGGTCTAGCCCAGAGATGTGTGTGTTGATGGGGGACCAAGCCCAagaccctgcccacccctccagaCCTAGGGCAGGGTCCCACTCACCTACACACTTGAGGTGATGCAGGGCCCAGCCCTTCTTGCACTGTAAACAATTTGATTCCTCAGGTCCTGAGCAGCGGGCACAGGGGCCAAAACAAGCTGGGTGGAATGGGGGAAGTATGAGGGTGGGCAGGCAGGTACCCCACACGCCCCTGCCCAAAGCCACGCCTCTTGGCTACCTACCCGAACATACCAGATGGCTGGCATTGCGCTCCGCCTCAAAGTAGCCGAGGCCACATTGGCCACAGGCCTCACCCCCATAGCCGGCTTGGCAGTCACAGTGCCCGCTGCCCCCTCGAGTTCCTTCCCCTTCACACTGCCCGTAGCCACCGCAGGGCCGCTCCGCACCCCCAGGACAGGctgtgggcagacaccaaacCGGGTGGGATCGTAAATACAACCTTGTACGTAGAGAACATTTTCCCCGTATTAGTAAGCATTTTTGGAGAGGAAACAATTTTAACGACATCATAATATTTTGTCATAAAACTGTATGAAATTTACTTAACCAACACCCCATTGTGGAACAGTTAGGTTATTTACAaatcttttgttttataaaaactgaATTGACCATCTTTGTTGCTAACTCTTTTTATCTGCAGCTTTGAGAGAGATTTTTCTAAAAGGGGCTGGTAGTTAAGTTCAGCTCCTGCCTCAGGACTGTGTGTAGAAAAAGGTGGTGACAACAGGGCCTTCAGCAGCACTTGCCCGTCCctaggaaggtcaccttagtccAGACATGGGAAATGCCTGGTGGGGGGGCGCATTTCTTAAATACATGACAGAAACCACGGCCGCATCTGACTCATTCTAACCCCGTATCCTTTTTCAGAGCCGTTCCCCATGGATTTGTTCATCTCACCAGCCCTGTGAGGCAGGCGAGAACAGAGGTCCAGAGAAGGGATATGAGCAGCCTGAGCTCACACAGCCAGCCAGGGGCTGAGCCAGGACTGGATCCCTGGCCCCAGCAGTCCCCTTCCATCCCCCAAGAGGAATTTGAAAAACTCACGAAGGCAGGAGGGCCCAAAGGTGCCTGAGGGGCAGCAGAGCTTCAGGGAATCTGAGCAGAGCCACTGGAAGAGGTCTGGGGCTTCCTGCTGCCTGAGGCGGAGGGATGGTGAGGGGGCTGAGACAGTGTCAGAGGTGCTGCCGTCTCCCGCAACCTCCCACAGGATCTGTGATACAGCCCATCTTGGGCGTAAGACCCATAAGGCTGCCCTTTCCCCGTCCGACAGAGGGGCAGTCTGCAGCTCAGCGTGAGAGCCTGGGCCCCCCAACAAGTCCTCAGCACACCTGGGTTTGGAGGAAGGGGCTGAATGAGGACACAGCCCCTAGCTCGCCACCCTCTGCTTTACCAGCCGGCCCTGCCTGAGCCCCTGCCAGGAAGGCCCCCGCTACTCACTTGTGAAACCACCAGCTCTCCACCAGCTCCTCACTCAGCTCCAGCAGGCGGTGGCACTCGAAGTCCGACTTGCTGCACACGCCCTCAAGCACCTCTACCAGGCGGGTCTCACTGACCAGACAGGGATGGGTGGTAGGAACACACTCCAGCCCACCCACCACCCTCCTTAcaatctcccccctccccacctcgtGCCAGATAATGTCAAAGGCCAGAGGCCACAATGGAAGGGGTATTGGTTTGgggagacctgggttccaatctagtggtgtgaccttgggcaaggaacTTAACCTCTCCTGAatgtgttttctcatctgtaaaatggggacaatggcTCTCCTGTAGGTTGGCTGGAAGATAGCTCAGTCCCTGCATCTGTACAACAGAATATAATACCCCTGCTGGGTAGATGTggttaaaaatatatcatataacaagtgttagcaaggatgtggagaaactggaaccctcctacattgcaGGTGggaatgaaaacattttggcagttcctCCATAAATTAAACATGGAATCACCACATgactcagtaattccactcctggatacaTACCCGAGAAAATgcaaaacaggtgttcaaacttgtacacaaatgttcatagcaatacTATACACAGTAGCCAAatggtagaaacaacccaaatgtccatcaactgataaacgGACAAACAAATGTGatctattcatacaatggaatattactaagccttaaaaaggaatgaagtactgatatttgttacaagatggatgaaccttgaaaacattatgctaagtgaaagaagccggacATAAAAGgccatattgtatgattccaacagaatcagcaaatccatagagatggaaaacagattagtggttgctaagggctgggaggagggagaatgaggagtgactgctcaATAGGgatggagtttctttttggggggatgaAATCAGTCTGGAACTAGATAATGGCAATAGTTGCAAAACCTGAATATACTAAATGTCtctaatggtaaattttatgttattgcattctactacaataaaaaaatttttttaaatacatttacacataaaatgtattatattatatatttaaagggtctggcacagtgcctggcatataggaggtgatttaaaacaaaacaaaaaaacagtaacCATTATAGAGCTATAAGTGCCCTTAGGGTTATTTTGGTCAATCCCCTCATTCCCAAATGAGGCAACTGAGCCCCATTGAGGGAAAGGAAAATCACCAGTGTTACGTAATaacaaaacttttatttctaGTACGTATCATAGTTTAATCCTTACCACAATCCTATGAAATAGGATTGGCATTAATACtcccgttttacagataaggaaattgaggatcagagaggtgaCCCTAAGGTACAAAGGGTCAGAAATGACAAGCTAGTCTAATTCCAGTTTGACTTTGAAAAGCTAGAGGCCTAGGAATCAGGCCTCTTTCTCCCCAGTTTGACTTTGAAAAGCTAGAGGGCCTAGGACTCAGGCCTCTCCTCTCAATAAAATCTCATCTTCTCCCCTGGCTTTACACACTGACTATACGCTGATAACTGTCAAATTCATGTTTCCAGCCCTACTTCTACCCTGAACTCCTGACTCCTAAATCTAACTCTACTTGACTGTTTAACAGACATCTCAGCCCAAAATGTTCAATGAGAACGTCTGATTCCAGGCCCCCCCAGACCCGTTTCTCCCATCTCGGAAGACAGTCCCACGATTCACCCAGTTGCTCAGGCCCAAAACCTAGTGAGCaccttttattctactttttctcTCACACCCCGTAATGATTCCATCATCATGTCCTATCAGTCTATCTGCAAAATATACCCAGAATCTGACCCCTTCTCACCAGGTCCACCACTACTGTCATGCCTAGACTGTGCACTAGCCTCCCAACTGGTCTTCCTGCTCCTCCACCTTGGCCCCCTATAGTCTGTTAGTGTAAGTGACCTTTTATAGGTATAAATAATACCACATCACTTTCCTGCTCCAAACCTTCCAATGACTTCCCGCTACACTCAGAATGAAATCTGAATGCCTTTCTGTGGCCTTCAACGCTCTCTGCCTTCACCTTCACCACTCTCCCTTCTGCCCACTCCAAATCCAGCCCCTTCTCAAATACACCAAGCTCAGTCCCGCTCTGTCCAAAACCCTTCCCCGACTGTCGCACAGTTTGCTTCTGCACCTCAGGTCTCTGTTCGAATGTCATACGTTGAATGCCATGCCTCCCACCATTCTGCTTTACTGTTCTTCACCTGATAAGacattatttacttacttattcacTGTTTCTTCTACTAGAATAGAAGCTCCTTGAAGAAAGAATTCTGCTTGGCTTGTTTAGTGCTGTCCTATGGGTATTcagtaacatttgttgaataagtgcTCCCCAAGTGTCTCTAGGCTTCCACCAGCAGAACACAGATTGGGATGTTAGATATACAAATCCATCCCTCCAGCCTCTTCCTTACCTGTCTTTGTATTTGGACAACTTCTCTTCCTCCCAGGCAGTGTTTCCACCTCCAAAGTTATCCCGGATGGTTCTCTCCAGGCCctggaaatggagaaaactaGTAATAGCTaagtacagtgtctggcacattccAGCACTTATATTTCACTGAccagtaaactgaggcacagagaggcaccTACCCAAGGCCATACAACCAGTAAGTAACCAAGCTGGGACACTTGAGTCTATGCAGACTAGTATGCCAGAGCTCCCAGCTCTCAACCCCCGTGCTATAGTAGCTAGCCCCCtcctcttacactgctggtgCACCCACCTTGTTGAAACTGTCGACCAGTCCCCGGCAGGTGTGACATGGATGGGGCTCAGTGGGGGAAGAAGACTTGGGAGGCGGAGAAAGCTGGACCCAGACCGGTCCTGGGAGGCCAAGGAAGAGGCTCAGGCCccagagcagagctggggctAGGCCCCTCGGGGCCCGTGGGGCCATCTTTTCCCAGGCTGGGGACCTGTAGacagaggacatggggagggttCGCTGGAGGAGCCAAGTGGGAAAGAAAAGCGTGGGTTCTGAGGTGCCGCGGGTCTGGGAGTCCAGATCT harbors:
- the CRELD1 gene encoding protein disulfide isomerase CRELD1 isoform X1, with amino-acid sequence MAPRAPRGLAPALLWGLSLFLGLPGPVWVQLSPPPKSSSPTEPHPCHTCRGLVDSFNKGLERTIRDNFGGGNTAWEEEKLSKYKDSETRLVEVLEGVCSKSDFECHRLLELSEELVESWWFHKQQEAPDLFQWLCSDSLKLCCPSGTFGPSCLPCPGGAERPCGGYGQCEGEGTRGGSGHCDCQAGYGGEACGQCGLGYFEAERNASHLVCSACFGPCARCSGPEESNCLQCKKGWALHHLKCVDIDECGTERASCGADQFCVNTEGSYECRDCAKACLGCMGAGPGRCKKCSPGYQQVGSKCLDVDECEMAVCPGENEQCENTEGSYRCVCAEGYKQIEGICVKEQIPESAGFFSEMTEDELVVLQQMFFGVIICALATLAAKGDLVFTAIFIGAVAAMTGYWLSERSDRVLEGFIKGR
- the CRELD1 gene encoding protein disulfide isomerase CRELD1 isoform X2: MAPRAPRGLAPALLWGLSLFLGLPGPVWVQLSPPPKSSSPTEPHPCHTCRGLVDSFNKGLERTIRDNFGGGNTAWEEEKLSKYKDSETRLVEVLEGVCSKSDFECHRLLELSEELVESWWFHKQQEAPDLFQWLCSDSLKLCCPSGTFGPSCLPCPGGAERPCGGYGQCEGEGTRGGSGHCDCQAGYGGEACGQCGLGYFEAERNASHLVCSACFGPCARCSGPEESNCLQCKKGWALHHLKCVDIDECGTERASCGADQFCVNTEGSYECRDCAKACLGCMGAGPGRCKKCSPGYQQVGSKCLESAGFFSEMTEDELVVLQQMFFGVIICALATLAAKGDLVFTAIFIGAVAAMTGYWLSERSDRVLEGFIKGR